In Bradyrhizobium sp. 195, the sequence CGGCGCAGCCTGAAAACACAATAATTGCCGCAGCTAGCTGGCCTACCAAGCCTAGGCCGTATCAACCGAGGTGATCATGTCCTACCGCTCCTCCTGGATGACCGAAGAGCTCGATGTCTTCCGCGACCAGTTCCGGAAATATCTTGCCAAGGATCTGGCGCCGCATGCCGAGAAATGGCGCGAGCAGAAGATGGTTGACCGCTTCGCCTGGCGCGGGCTCGGCGAGATGGGCGCGCTGCTGGCGAGCGTGCCGGAGGAATATGGCGGCCTGGGCGCCACCTTCGCCTATGACGCCGCCGTGCTGGACGACCTCGAAAGCACGGTGCCGGAGCTGACCACCGGCGTCTCCGTGCACAGCGCCATCGTGGCGCATTACATCCTCAATTACGGCTCGGAGGAGCAGAAGAAGCGCTGGCTGCCGAAGATGGCCTCAGGCGAGATGGTCGGCGCCATCGCCATGACCGAGCCCGGCACCGGCTCGGATTTGCAAGCCGTGAAGACCACGGCGAAGAAGCAGGGCAATTCCTACGTCATCAACGGCCAGAAGACGTTCATCACCAACGGCCAGGCCGCCGATCTCGTTATCGTGGTCGCGCGCACCGGCGATGCCGGCGCCAAAGGCATCTCGCTGATCGTGGTCGAGACTGCAGGCGCGGACGGCTACAAGCGCGGGCGCAACCTCGACAAGATCGGCCTGCACGCTTCCGACACGTCAGAGCTGTTCTTCGACAATGTCACGGTGCCGCCCGAAAACCTGCTCGGCAAGGAGGAGGGCCAGGGTTTTGTCCAGCTGATGCAGCAATTGCCGCAGGAGCGCCTCGCGCTCGCGGTCGGCGCCGTCGCCGCGATGGAGCGCGCGGTCAAGCTGACCGTCGACTACACCAAGGAGCGGAAGGCCTTCGGCAAGCCGCTGATGGATTTCCAGAACACCGCCTTCGCGCTCGCCGAGCGTAAGACCGAGGCGATGATCGCGCGCGTCTTCGTCGACTGGTGCATCGAGCAACTGGTCGCGGGGGATCTCGACACCGTCACGGCCTCGATGGCGAAATATTGGTGCTCGGACAAGCAGGTCCAGACCGCCGACGAATGCCTCCAGCTGTTCGGCGGCTATGGCTACATGCAGGAATACCCGATCTCGCGCATCTTCATCGATTCCCGCATCCAGAAGATCTATGGCGGCACCAACGAGATCATGAAGCTGTTGATCGCGAGGTCGCTGTGATCCGGTTGCCGTGAGCGGCTACTTCATCCGCTTGTCGGCAGCGATGAAGTCGATGAAGGTCCTCACCTTCGCGGAGAGATATTTGCGGCTCGGATAGACCGCGAACAGCTTTCCTTCGAAGATGACCTGCTCCGGCATGACGTGATCGAGACGCCCCCCGCTGATGTCCGCGGCGACCAGCCATTTCGGCAGGAAGGCGAGGCCCATACCTTCGAGCGCCGCCATGTGCAGCAGCGTCTCGTTGGCGCTGCGCAGCACCGGATCGAGCTTGATGGTCTCGGGCCCGTTCTCGCCCTCGAAGGAAAAGCTCTCGCCGGGATAAAGCGCGTAATGCAATAGCGCGTGGCCGGCGATATCGGCGAGCCTGGCCGGGCGCCCTGCGCGTTTGAGGTAGGCCGGCGCGGCGACCATGTAGAACGGAACGTTGGTGATCGGGCGCGCGATCAGCGCCTCGTCGGGCGCGGCGGTCGCGCGCAGGGCCAGGTCGAATCCCTCCTCCACGAGGTTGACCAGCCGCCCGCTGAGATCGATGTCGAGCCGCACATCCGGGTATCGCGCCTGGTAGTCCGCCAATACGCCCGCGAAGATCGTGTTCGCCATCCACACCGGCGCGGTCAGCCGCAGCGTGCCGCGCGGAACGACCGTCGCATGGCTGACGGCGGCCTCGACCTCGTCGAGCGAATCCAGCATTTGCCGCGCCTGCTCGAAATAGAGCGTGCCGCTCTCGCTCAGGCTGACGCGCCGGCTGGTCCGGTTAAGCAGCCGCGTGCCCAGCCGCTTCTCGAGCTGCATCACGTGCTTGCTCGCCATGGCGGGCGAGATGCGCAGGCGCTGCGCCGCGGTCGCAAAGCTCTTCAGCTCGGCGACCAGGCAAAACACCCTCATGCTGACCAGGGAATCCATGAGATCATCAACACCTAGGAAATGAACCTATCCCAAAACATATAATGATCAAAAATGGAGAAACCATCAAATGGTGGCAACCTCACCTCCTGGAGAACCACCATGTCTGCCACCACCCTCGAGACCCCCACCCCCGGCCGCGCCCTTCGCATCGGCCTCTGGGCCGCCCAGATCGTCCTCGCCGCCGTCTTCATCTCGGCCGGGTTCGTCAAGCTGACGACGCCAATTCCCAAGCTGGCCGCGATGATGCCATTTGCAGGCGAGTATTCCGAAACGTTCGTCCGTTCCGTCGCCCTGGTCGATCTCGCCGGTGGCATCGGCATTCTTCTGCCTGCCCTGACCCGGATCCTGCCGCGACTCACGGTGTTGGCCGCGCTGGGCTGCTCCGTGCTGCAGGTGTTCGCATTCGTCTTCCATCTCTCGCGCGGCGAAGCCGCAACGACACCGCTCAACCTCGTCCTGCTCGCGCTCAGCCTGTTCGTGCTGTGGGGACGCAACGGCAAGGCGCCGATCACTCCGCGCCAGTTCTGACCGACGGGAACGCCGCACAATGATCTCTGCCAATGGATGGTCCCGCAGGGGACTGCTCGCCGGCACCGCGATCCTCACGGCCGGCGGGACCGCCGCGGCCAAGGAGGATCGCCTTGCCGACGGCGTCGTGATCCTGATCGACAGCAACGAGCCCTATGTCATGGGGCACGCGATCAGCTACTCGGCCAACCTCTCCAAGCATTTTGCCGACAGGGGCGCGAAATTGCTGATCGAGGTCGTCGCCAACGGCAAGGGCATCGACGTCTTCCGCGCGGACAAGTCGCCGCTGGTCGAGCCGCTGGCGACGCTGCGGAAGTCGCTGCCCAACCTGACCTACAGCATGTGCGCCTCGTCCAAGGCGATCGCGGAAGCCAAGGAGCAGGTCTCAATTCCGCTGATATCGGGCGCGAGCCTCGTGCCGTTCGGTATCGGGCGCGTCGTCGATCTGCAACTCAAAGGCTGGGCCTATATTCATGCGTGAGGCGACGCTCAAAGCCGGTCCGGCGCTGTCGCGGCGATCGATCCTGATGGCCGCGCCGGCGCTTCTTGCTTCCGTGCAGGCAGGCCACGCGCAGGAAAGCTGGCCGCCGGTGTTCGAGGCCGGCCGCAGCCAGTTCACACTGGTGCGGCCGCGCGCGCCGATGCCGCAGCTCAGGCTTCAGGACCTGCACGGTCGCGATGCCGTCGTCACCGCGAAGGCGGGCCGCGTCACATTGGTGAACTTCTGGGCGACCTGGTGCGCGGCCTGCAAACTCGATCTGCCCATGCTGGCGAGCCTTGCGGGATCGCGGCCCGACCGGCTCGATATTGTCGCGATCTGCACCGACACCAAAGACCTGCGCAAGATCCGCACATTTCTCGGCGGCCTCGCGGTGCAGAATCTCGCTTGTTATGTCGATGCCTACGGCGTAGCGGCCGAAGCGTCCAAAGCGACGTTCTCCATCCTCGGCATGCCCATCACCTATCTCATCGGCACCAGCGGTCGCGTCGAAGGCTACATCACCGGTGCGCCCGACTGGCTTTCACCGGCCGGCGCGCGGCTGCTGCAATTCTATCGCGAGCAGGGTTAGCGCCGCTCAATTCGGATGCCACCAGCGGCCGCCGATGACGACGCCTTCGGACACGATCTTGCGGTCGCCGATCAGATGCTCGCCGACCACGTCCTCATAATCGAACTGGCCTTGCCTGATCGTAACAAGCGTGGCGTCGCCGACGCTGCCGGGCTTGAGGCTACCGAGCTCGGGGCGCCGCAGCGCCATCGCGGCATTGACCGTCGAGCCCGCGATCACATCGGACAGCTCCATGCCCATGCACAGGAATTTCGACATGGTCGTCACCTGGTCAAACGCGGGGCCGTCAATGCAGAGCTGGTGGATATCCGAGGAAATCGTATCCGGATAGAAGCCATTGGCGAGCATCGCGCGCGCGGTCTTGAAGGCGAACGAGCCCTTGCCGTGGCCGATGTCGAACAGCACGCCGCGCTCGCGCGCATCTAGCACGGCCTTCTTCACCGTGCCCTGCGCGGTCGCCGGCGTGTTGGGGAAGGGACGGAACGCATGGGTGAGCACGTCACCGGGACGCAGACGCGCCAGCACTTCCTCATAGCTCGGCGGCGGATGGTCGATATGCGCCATCAGGGGCATGCCGACCTCGTCGGCGACCTCGAGCGCGATGTCGAGCGGCACCGTTCCCGACGTACCCGAGGAGTGCAAACCGACGCGCACCTTGATGCCGACGATGAGATCACGGTTGGCATCGGCCACCTTGGCGGCCTCGATCGGATTCATTAGCCGCAGCTCCTCGCTCTCGCCGACCATGATCCGGTGCGAGAAGCCGAAAATGCCGGCATGCGAGACGTGCAGATAAGCGAGGATGCGGACCTGGCTCGGTTCGATCACATGCTTGCGGAAGCCCGCGAAATTGCCGGGCCCGGCGCTGCCGGTATCCACCGCCGTGGTGACGCCGGAGAGACGGCAAAATTCCTCGGCATCGATGCCGAGTGACGTGCCGCCCCAATAGACATGGGTGTGCAGATCGATCAGTCCCGGCGTCACGACGTATTTCGAGACATCGCGCACATCCGTGCCGGGATCGGCCTTGAGCCCGGTACCGATGGCGGCGACCTTGCCACCGGCGAAGGCGACATCGGTCACGGCATCGAGCTTCTGCGAGGGGTCAACCACGCGGCCGCCGCGCAGGATCAGATCGAAAGGCATCATGGTCTCCGGAGGTGTGGCGATAAGACTGCCTGCGGCAGTCAGCCTAGAAGGGAGGCCCTGCTTCTAGCAAATCTTGCGCCGAAGAGCTTGTCGCGCAGTGGCGACGGCTGATGTCAGACTGGCGATCCCGGGAAGACTCGAACTTCCGACCTACGGTTTAGGAAACCGTCGCTCTATCCGGCTGAGCTACGGGACCGCGGAACCCGCTCGTCGACGGGTTGCCTTGAGGCGTTCATATCAAAGCGGCGACGGGACCGGAAGCCCTCCGCGCCCCGATTGCGGGAGTCTACCGGCTATGCCCTGATATTATTGTCCTTCACCACCTTGCCCCAATAGGCGACCTGCTTGTCGAAGAAGGTCTTGAAGGCGGCACCGTCCTGGAGCAGCAGCGTCATGTGCTGCGTCTCCTTCAGCTGGGTGGCGGTCGCAGGTTCGCTCAGGATCTCCTTGGACGCTGCCGCGAAGGCTGCGACGATGTCCGGCGGCGTGCCTGCGGGGGCGAAGATGCCCCACCAGGCCAGCGTCTCGAAATCGGGAAAGCCCGCCTCGATCGCGGTCTGAGTATCAGGCAGGGCCGGCAGCCGCTCGCGGCCGAGCTGCAGGATTGGACGCAGCATGTTGGTGCCGAGCTGGGCGGCGACCAGCGCCGCCGATCCCGCGATGAGATCGACATGGCCACCGAGCACGTCGTTCATCGCCGGCCCGCCGCCGCGATAGGGCACGTGCATGATCTCGACGCCGGCCTTGCTGCCGAGCACGGTCATGGCGAGATGGCCGAGCGTGCCGATGCCGACGGAGGCATATTTCACCGCACCGGGCTTCGCCTTGCAGGCCGCCACGACGTCGGCAAAGCTCCTATAGGGACGGTCGGCACCGGCCGCGATCACGTAAGGCGCGGTGCCGATCAGCAGCACCGGCATCAGCTCGCGCTCGACATCCACCGGCGGCTTGTCGAGGATGGACGGAATCACGGCGTGGGAATCGAAGGTGACCAGGAAGGTCGAGCCGTCCGCCGGGCTCTTGGCGACTTGCGCCGCACCGAGCGCGCCGGCGGCGCCCGATTTGTTCTCGACCACGACGATGCGGCCAAGCCTGGTTTGCAGGTTGCTCTGCAGCAGCCGCGCCATTGCATCGGTCGAGCCGCCCGGCGGAAACGGCACCACCAGCGTGATCTTGCCGGCCTGCGCACTTGCCGGTGCCATCGCGAGGATGGCGGGCGCAGCGAGCAGCGCCCGTCGTGTGATCGTCATGGTCCCCTCCCTTTGGTTCTGCGCCCGGCTTTTGCTCTTTGGCGCTTCAAGTCGTGCCGAAACCGGACCCGGCTTTTCTGTATTCTGGCCGAGGCGGACTGAAGATGTCCAGCACCCGCGCGCCGTCGGGGCCGGCGCGCATGGTGTGCGGCACGTTGCCCGGCGTGCGCCAGAAATCGCCCTTCTTCACCGGGATCTCTTCGTCGCCCTGGACGCGGATGGCGGAGCCGTCGAGCAGCACGCCCCATTGCTCCTCGGGATGATGGTGCAGCGTGCCTCGCGCATGCGGGGCCAGCGTCACCACCGACAGCATCGCCTGCTCGCCGGAGAAGATGCGCGTCGTCACTCCCGCCGCGAGCTCGCGGAAGAGCCCGTCGCTGGCATCATCGATATTGTGAAATTCGTCCTTCTGGCTCAAGCCGTTCTCCCTTCTACGCTTATTGTGCGGCAGACTGGCTCACGACAGTCAGAAGCCGATCTTTGAACTCGCCCTTCAAGGTCACGTACACGCTGGACCAACGCCCAGCCTTGTAGTCGCAGCCGCCTTTCGGACAATAGTTTTTATCGTGATGGTCGCCACTAAGAACGCCAAACAGGGTCATTCGATTGTCCCGCATGCGAAACAAGGCGCTACCGGACGCCCCAACTTCAAACTCGCAGTTCGTTTCAAATGTCGACCAGTCCCTGACGTTGCGAACCTGACACTCCTGCATCGTCTTGTTGAACTGCCCGAATTTGTCCTTCTTTCCCATGGCTTCGATATCATAACCGACGACCGCCAGAACACGCTCCAGCTCGGCCAGAATTTCCGTCCGTTCGTAGATCTCGTAAGGCGTCACTTCCGCGGGAAACGCGAGTTTTGCGACAGCCCAATCGCTGACGACCGCTCTTGGGGCAGCATCCGCGCAGATGCCCATCCATAGCGTCGCCGATAGAGGAATGATCCGCCTCTCCGTTCCCCGATAGTACTCGAAGATGCACTTCTCGGGTGGCGTATTCGGTTTGCAAAGATCCCGAAAAGCGTGAGCCGCCGTCGTGATCACGTCGCGCGCTCCGGTGACCTGAGCGCTGCTGGCTCCGCCCGGACATCGCAGGACTCCACTCGCCGCAAAGCGCTCTCGCACCTCACCTGGAGAGAGACCGTTGGCTGTTGCGTAGGCGTCTTCGGTCATTCGTCGCTCAGTAGGGGCCGACGCGGCCTTGACCACCGGATGAGGCGGCCGCTCCAGCGAACCAATCTCGAAATTTCCAGAGATCAACAGAAGGAGAAAGCAAGGCAGGACGATCGCGTACTTCCTCGCCACTTGAATTATCTCCAGCGTCAAAAAGCATGAGACAGTTTGGTCTAAACAAGGACTATGAAATCAGTTTCGAAGCTGGCAATGGCCGACGGCTTGCGACCGACTCGGCCACCGCTTTGACTTAAGCCGCGATTGAATCAGGATTTGCCATACGACCCCTGGTAGCGGCCCTCGCGGATCGCCTTCAATGTCTCCTCCTCGCGCGCGACCTGGGCGCGGACGGCGTCCAGCAGCGCGGCGGCGCCCGCGGCAGGAAACGACACCACGCCGTCCTCGTCGCCGACGACGATGTCGCCGGGCGAGATGACGCTGCCGCCGATCGTCACAGGCACGTTGATCTCGCCGGGACCATTCTTGTAGGGACCGCGATGGATCACGGCGCGGGCATAGCAGGGAAAGTCGTCGGCCGCGAAGGCCGCGACATCGCGGATCGCGCCGTCGATGACATAACCTTCGGCTTTGCGCCATTGCGCGATGTTCTTCATGATCTCGCCGACCAACGCGCGCGTCTCGTCGCCGCCGCCATCGACCACGATGACGTCGCCGGGACCGACCAGTTCGAGCGCGCGGTGGATCGCGAGATTGTCGCCCGGTCGGGTACGCACCGTGAAGGCCGTGCCAACCAGCTTGCCGCCACGGTGATAGGGTTTCAGGCCGACCGCGCCCGGCAGCCGCGCGAGATTGTCTGAAATGACCGAGGTCGGCGCATTCCGAAAGCCCTCGATGATCTCGGCCGGCGGCTTCGGCACGCTGTTCGCTGCGATGGTGATCGTCATGTCAGTCCTTCCGGGTTTGCCTTACTCGGCGTGCGCCCGCGCCTTCGCCGGCCAAATCCGGAAGGCGCGCCCTTCCTTCAACCACGCTGCGCGCTCGTCGCGCAACAGCGTGCGGCGGACCTTGCCGGAATCATCACGCGGCGGGGCGCTGACGACCTCGAAGCTCTCGGGGTGCTTGTAGCGGCTGAGCCTGTCCTTCAGGAAGTCGGCCATGCCGTCGGCGATGGTCTGGCCATCGGCATCGCCCTCCGGCTCGATGATGACATGCACGCGCTGGCCCAATTCCGGATCGGGCAATCCCACCACCACGCAGGACCGCACGCCGGGGCAAGCGGAGACCGCGGCCTCGACCTCGGCCGGATAGATGTTGGCGCCGCCGCGCAGCACCATGTCGGCGAGGCGGTCACCGAGATAGAGATAGCCGTCCGCATCCAGCCGGCCGATGTCGCCGAGCGACTCCCAGCCATCACTGCGGCGCTTCGGCTCGGCGCCGAGATAGTGATAGGTGGCGTCCTTGCCGTCATTGTTGAGGAAATAGATCTCGCCGGTCTCACCGGGCGCGACGTCGTTGCCGTCCTCGCCGATGATGCGCAGGCGTGCCATCTCGCCGATCCTGCCGACCGAGCCCTTGTGCGTCTGCCATTCCGTGCCTGAGATGATGCAGGAGCCCTGGCGCTCGGTGCCGCCATAGAGCTCCCAGATCCGCTCGGGGCCGAGCCAGGCGATCCAGTTTTCCTTCAGCCAGGGCGGCATCGGAGCTGCCATATGGAAGACGGTCTTCAGGCTCGACAGATCGTAGGCGTTGCGCACGCTCTCCGGCAGCGCCCAGATCCGGTGCATCATGGTCGGCACGAAATTGACCCATTGCACGCGCTCGCGCTCGATCTGCCGCAACGTCTCCTCGGCATCGAACTTGACGAGACCCGTGAGCCGGCCGCCTGTGAACAGCGCGTAATGCGACACGATGAACGGCGCGTTGTGATAGAGCGGACCGGGATTGAGCAGCGAGGCGCCGACAGGCATGTTGAGCGGCGGGGCGGCGACGGTGTCGGTCACCGCCGGATGATGGTCGAGGATCACTTTCGGGCGCCCGGTCGAGCCGCCTGAGGTCATGGCTTTCCAGTAGCGTGCCACCGGCGGATTGAGCGGCTCGTCCGAAAATCCCTCCGGCACGAAATCAGCCGGCAGACGGTTCGGCGCGTTCCAGTCGGCCTCGCCGCCGACAACCAGCGCGGGCTTGAGAATGTCGAGTACGGCGGCGGCTTCGCCGCGCGGCAGCCGCCATGACAGCGAGGTCGGCGTCGCCCCGCACTTCCACACCGCGAAGGAGGTCTCGAAGAACGCGTTGCCGTTGGGCAATCCGATCGCAACGAAATCGCCGGGCTTGACGCCCTTGGCCGCGAATGCCCGCGCGCGCCGGTTGGCACCGCGCTCGAGTTCGTCCCATGTCAGCGCGTCCTGCCCATGGCGGACGGCGATCGTGCCGTGTGGTTTGCGCTCAGCGTACCAGCGCGGCACGTCGGACAGGGGAAGCAACATCAGGTGTTTCCATTTCGTTTTCTTGGCGTCGCCTCGGATGAGGCGCTCGCGGGGCGGAGTGTAGCAGCCGGTCAGCGCGACGCTGTGACTCCTGCGCCACGTCAAGCACAAAATGTCAGCATCGCAGCCATGAATTTCCCGGGTTCCATGGGTGACAAGCCGGCGATAAAGAGGCAAAAATCTGGCTCGACTCAGTTCGGGTTGAGTTTGCAGGGAATGCTCTCGTAGAATGTTGTCCGTGATTGCATTGCGTCGTGCGGCGCTGCTTCTCGTTGCAGCAGGATGTCTTCTGCTGACGCTACCGCATGCGCAGGCGCAATGGTGGAAGCGCGCGCCGGTCGACTTCGAGGAATGCGCCGACGCAGCCGAGAAGGCCGCGACCAAGGCCGAGAAGACATCTGCGCTTGCCAACTGCAACGCCAAGTTTGCCGGCCGCCGCAAGCCAGGCGGAGGCTATTCCTATTACGACTTCCTGCAGGATCGCACCTTCGACATCGCCGGGCCTAACCCGACGCCGGAGGAGCAGAAGAAGATCGACGAAGCCTATACCGCCTATCTCGCCAAAGAGCGGCGCATTAATGAAGCCGCCCAGGCAACCGCGCGCCAACAGCGCGAGCAGCAGGAGCAACAGGCGCGGCAACTGGAGCAGGTCGCATTGCGAACCGACGTCGAGCGCGTGCCTATCCCCGCCGAGCGGCCGAAGGTGCAGCAGACCGCCGGCCAGCGGCCGAAGGGCGCCACCTGCACCAAGGGCTCGTTCTCCTGCGAATGGCCGCGGCTATCGGAAAGCTTGAACGATCTGAAGAAGCTGTTCAACCCGACCCCGAGTAAGCCGGCGAAGAAGAGCTGAAGTAGCGGCTGTCATTGCGAGATGACCGTAGGGTGGGCAAAGGCGCAAAGCGCCGTGCCCACCATTCATTTATGATTGAGAGAGGTGGGCACGCTTCGCTTTGCCCACCCTACAAGCCGTCATTGCGAGCGCAGCGAAGCGATCCAGAGTCTTTCCGCGGCGGGATTCTGGATTGCTTCGTTGCGCTCGCAATGACGAGTTGGATGGAGATCAGCTCCCACCCTCACTTCGTGCGCTTCTTCTTACCGTGCTTCGGTTTGGCCACCGGCACATCCGCCGGCGCCGTTACCGTCGGCGAGCTGCCCAACTGCGACCGGCTCTCCTGCAATCGCCTATCATAACCGGGAGAGTTGATGACCGTCGGCGGCCTCGCGTGAGCGAGCGTCGATGCGCCGCAGAACGCGGCAAGCGCGAGCCCGATTACAAAACCACGCTTCATCACGTTCCTCCCTCGCACTCAAGCCACGCCTCGGATCTGCGGCGGCGTCAGCCGCGGCGGTCCGTTGCCGGCCGCCTCGGCTTGCTTGATCAGCGCAACAATGCGGCGCATCAGCGGCACGTCGACATGGTTTTGCTCGGCGAGCGCGATGACCGCGCCCTGGAGATAGTCGATCTCGGTCTTGCGGCCCTGTTTCAGGTCCTGCCACATCGAGGAGCGCGCCTCGGGATCGATCTTCATGGTCCGTCCCAGGATCGCGTTGAAGATCAGGTCGGGCAGCCGCAGTAAGGCGGGCGTCCAGTTCATCGGGATCGGCGTCGCCGAGACCGGCGCGATACCTTCGGCCTTCAGCGCGGCGAGCCCCTCGGCCATCTGGTCCGCGAACAGCCTGCGCCAGTCGCGGTTGGCCAGTTGCGCGGCAAGCGGCATGTCGGACAACGCGCTGAGCGCATTGTTCAGATTGATGATCAGCTTGCCCCATTGCACGCCGGTGATATCACCGCTTGCGCGCATGGTAAGGCCGGGCACCGAGAGCGCCGCCGACGTGTTCTCGGCATCCTCGCCGATATGGATGTCGCCGGAGGTCGAGCGATGGAAGCGCCCCTCACCCATCGCAATCACGTTGAACGGCACCATGCCGGCGAGCACGCGGCGGCGGCCGAGCCGCTCGCGCAGCACCGCGACATTGCCGACGCCGTTCTGAAGCGAGACGATGACGGCATCCTCGGGCGCATGCCGTGCGATCTGGTCCGCGACATCGGCGGTATCGGCGCTCTTCACCGTGACCAGCACGATGCCGGCACTGTGGAAGATCGAAGGATCCTCCGACAGCGCGAGCTGGCCCGCACCGAGCTTCTTCTCGGAGCCGTCGAAATCGGTCAGCCGCAGGCCGAACCGCTCGATCTCGGTCTTCACCCGCGGCCGCACCAGCAGCGCGACGCGGCGGCCCGCGGCCGCCAGCATGCCGCCGACGAAGCAGCCGATGGCACCCGCGCCGGCCAACACGATCGGTCGATCCGTCATCACCTGGCCTTGCTCCCTGAACGACCCGTCCTCGATAGCAGAGGCGAGACCGGCTGCCCATCACGTCGCATCCGCCTTGTAACCGTCATGAGAGGCTCATATGTTTTTGCGCCGGGGCAGTCAGCGGCGAGCGCTCGCCGAACGACACGCCAAAGGAGAGCACCATGGGTCTACTCGACGTCCTCAACGGCATGCAGAACGGCCCCCGCGGCCCCTCTACGCCGAGCTCCGAGAAATCCTCCGGCGGCATGTCGCCGATGACCATGGCGCTGCTTGGCCTGCTCGCTTGGAAGGCGTTCAAGCACATGACCGCGAACCAGTCCGGCACCGCGCCGCAACCGTCGCCGACGCCCGCCCCTCCGCCGGTGAACGTGAACACCGCGGACAGCGGCGGTCTTGGCGGTCTCGGAGGCCTGCTCAAGGGCGGGCTCGGCGGCTTGCTCGCCGGCGGCGCGGCCGGAACAGTGCTTAGCGGCGGGCTCGGCGATCTCCTCAACCAGCTCCAGCAGGGCGGCCATGGCGATGCCGCGAATTCCTGGGTCGGCAAGGGCGAGAACAAGGCCATCGCGCCCGGCGATCTCGCGAACGCACTCGGCGCCGATCAGATCGAGAGCCTGTCAGCCCAGAGCGGCCTGTCGCGCGACGAATTGCTCAACGGGCTCAGCCAATATCTGCCGCAGGTGATCGACCATTTGACGCCGGACGGACGGCTGCCAACCGAGAACGAGATCTCGGGCAGACTTTAATCGTACTTTGATCGACGCGCTTTCGGGAAGGGGAGCACACTCATGAGCATGGGCGGCCTGTTGTGGATCATCGTCGTCGGCTTCGTCGCCGGCCTCATCGCGCGCTGGCTGGCGCCGGGACCGAATAACCCGAGCGGCTTCATCCTCACCACCATCCTCGGCATCGCCGGCGCATTCCTGGCGACCTTCGTCGGCCAGGCGATCGGTCACTACAGTCCTGACCAGGGTGCGGGCTTCATCATGGCCACAATTGGCGCAGTGGCGGTGCTGTTCATCTGGCACCGGCTTGTGGCGAGCGGCGTGATCAAGGGG encodes:
- a CDS encoding AMP-binding protein; this encodes MLLPLSDVPRWYAERKPHGTIAVRHGQDALTWDELERGANRRARAFAAKGVKPGDFVAIGLPNGNAFFETSFAVWKCGATPTSLSWRLPRGEAAAVLDILKPALVVGGEADWNAPNRLPADFVPEGFSDEPLNPPVARYWKAMTSGGSTGRPKVILDHHPAVTDTVAAPPLNMPVGASLLNPGPLYHNAPFIVSHYALFTGGRLTGLVKFDAEETLRQIERERVQWVNFVPTMMHRIWALPESVRNAYDLSSLKTVFHMAAPMPPWLKENWIAWLGPERIWELYGGTERQGSCIISGTEWQTHKGSVGRIGEMARLRIIGEDGNDVAPGETGEIYFLNNDGKDATYHYLGAEPKRRSDGWESLGDIGRLDADGYLYLGDRLADMVLRGGANIYPAEVEAAVSACPGVRSCVVVGLPDPELGQRVHVIIEPEGDADGQTIADGMADFLKDRLSRYKHPESFEVVSAPPRDDSGKVRRTLLRDERAAWLKEGRAFRIWPAKARAHAE
- a CDS encoding 2-dehydropantoate 2-reductase produces the protein MMTDRPIVLAGAGAIGCFVGGMLAAAGRRVALLVRPRVKTEIERFGLRLTDFDGSEKKLGAGQLALSEDPSIFHSAGIVLVTVKSADTADVADQIARHAPEDAVIVSLQNGVGNVAVLRERLGRRRVLAGMVPFNVIAMGEGRFHRSTSGDIHIGEDAENTSAALSVPGLTMRASGDITGVQWGKLIINLNNALSALSDMPLAAQLANRDWRRLFADQMAEGLAALKAEGIAPVSATPIPMNWTPALLRLPDLIFNAILGRTMKIDPEARSSMWQDLKQGRKTEIDYLQGAVIALAEQNHVDVPLMRRIVALIKQAEAAGNGPPRLTPPQIRGVA
- a CDS encoding YidB family protein — its product is MGLLDVLNGMQNGPRGPSTPSSEKSSGGMSPMTMALLGLLAWKAFKHMTANQSGTAPQPSPTPAPPPVNVNTADSGGLGGLGGLLKGGLGGLLAGGAAGTVLSGGLGDLLNQLQQGGHGDAANSWVGKGENKAIAPGDLANALGADQIESLSAQSGLSRDELLNGLSQYLPQVIDHLTPDGRLPTENEISGRL
- a CDS encoding GlsB/YeaQ/YmgE family stress response membrane protein, producing the protein MSMGGLLWIIVVGFVAGLIARWLAPGPNNPSGFILTTILGIAGAFLATFVGQAIGHYSPDQGAGFIMATIGAVAVLFIWHRLVASGVIKG